Proteins from one Homalodisca vitripennis isolate AUS2020 chromosome 3, UT_GWSS_2.1, whole genome shotgun sequence genomic window:
- the LOC124356905 gene encoding coiled-coil domain-containing protein 134-like, protein MLNKTTVLFVCLIECVFILTVRNNEVVSQQKEELFKQLFKLRRLEQLEAVKKMRALPEGKQHKMIQTVTKTIFDVILKSREVLESSGFTPGVSDFPESETVRDALSLVLENTALIGEMVLRLPEVVEPVLRSTSEWPVLLTWSLAFVNQTQLLDTSTTKLVYLVGQELNLTNRDPDYVNPYKYAKQKVSVKADPEKEPIKKKKKTEIPRGPRLTLPQSGDL, encoded by the exons ATGTTGAACAAAACAACTGTATTATTTGTTTGTCTAATTGAGTGTGTATTCATTCTAACAGTAAGAAATAATGAGGTTGTCAGCCAACAGAAAGAAGAATTGT TCAAACAACTCTTCAAACTGCGTAGACTGGAACAGTTAGAAGCTGTAAAGAAAATGAGAGCACTCCCTGAAGGCAAGCAGCACAAGATGATACAAACAgtaacaaaaactatatttgat GTAATATTGAAAAGCAGAGAAGTTCTGGAAAGCTCTGGATTTACTCCAGGAGTAAGTGATTTTCCAGAATCGGAGACTGTTAGAGAtg CTCTGTCTCTGGTTCTGGAGAACACTGCTCTGATTGGAGAAATGGTGTTGCGTCTGCCAGAGGTGGTTGAGCCTGTGCTGCGCTCTACATCAGAGTGGCCAGTACTATTAACTTGGAGTCTTGCCTTTGTCAACCAAACACAGCTGTTGGATACTAGCACCACCAAGCTTGTCTATTTG GTCGGCCAAGAACTGAACTTGACAAACAGAGATCCAGACTATGTCAATCCGTACAAGTATGCCAAACAAAAGGTGAGTGTAAAGGCTGATCCTGAGAAAGAACcaattaagaagaaaaaaaagactGAAATTCCTCGAGGACCAAGACTTACACTTCCTCAGTCAGGAGATTTATAA